Sequence from the Gemmatimonadaceae bacterium genome:
CACAAGCACGACACGGAGGTCCACGGAGGGATCGCGGAGTAGCACGGAGGAAATGCTCGTCAGCCGACCACCTCCGTGTACCTCCGTGAATCCTCCGTGAACCTCCGTGTCAAGCTTTTGAAGTGGACCTGTATCGACCCTCGAGCCCTCCTGTCCGAATCACGCCATCGCCTGCAGCATGGCTGTTGTCACCTCGATCTCGTTGTCGTTCACGAGGTGCCCCATTCCCTTGTAGATGCGTTCATCGACCACGGCGCCAAGGCGTGTGAGCACTTCCGTGCTCTCGTGCACGCGCGCCAGCGGCACGTGGCTGTCCGCGTCGGAGCACCCGATCAGGACGGGGGTTCCGTCGAGTGAGCCGTCGTAGTCGCGCGGTGTTCCCTCCGGACCAATAAGGCCACCGCTGAAGGCGGCGACGGCGCCGTAGCGCCGCGCGTGGCGCCCCACGAACTCCAGCGTGAGGCAGGCTCCCTGCGAGAAGCCGGCGAGCGCGATGCGTTCGGCGGGAATCCCAGCTTTCTCGATGTAGGCGACGATGTCACGCAGGGCCTGCACCCCGGACGAGATCCCCGGTTCGTTGTCGGCGATCGGCGCGAGGAACGAGTAGGGATACCACGTGTTTCCGCTCGCCTGCGGCGCAAACCAGGCAAGATCGGTGGCGCCGAGTTGCGGCGCCAACGACATGATGCTCTCCGCGGTCGCGCCGCGCCCGTGCGTGAGGATGAGCGCGCCGCGCGCGGTGTCGAGTGGCGCGCCGCCAGTGAGGATGTAGCCGCCCTGATGCGGCCCGGTGGGGCCGCCGTGCGGCGGCCCCGGAATCGATTGCGTCATGCGCATGTGCTCCACCGTCAGGTCGTTGAGGGGGGCGGACTACAGCTGCAAGGGCTGCAGTCCGTTCTCGATCTGTTCGCGCTCTGTCTCCAGCCACGCCGGGAGGCGAAGCTCCGTCCCCAGGGTGGCGATTTCCTCGTCGATCGTGAAGCCCGGGCCATCGGTGGCCACCTCGAGGAGGAGGCCGTCGGGATCGCGGAAGTAGATCGACTGGAAGTACGTGCGGTCCATCACCGGCGAGACCGACACACCTAACGACATCAGGTGATCGCGCCACGCCAGCTGTTCGTCGGCGTTGGCCGCGCGAAAGGCCATGTGGTGCATCTGCCCCACCCCGCCGCGTGCCGGCCGACCGCCCTTGGGCCACCCGAAGTAGGTGAGCGCCGAGTGCGGCTTGACCTCCGTGCCATCGTACGACGCCCAGAACCAGTGCTTCGTGCTCGGGTCGTCCTGGTTGAAGGTCTTCTTCACGAGCTTGAGCCCGAGCGCACTGTCATAGAAGTCGTTGATGCGTTCCAGGTCGCTGGTGATGGCGCTGACGTGATGGATCCCCTCGAGCGCCATGTCCGGGGTGATGACCGCCACCGGCTCCGGCCACGTGCGGGCGGCAATGGACGCCTCGTCGCGCGAACCGCGGATCTCGGCGTTGGACGGCGGCGCCAGTTCCCGCCTGCCTAACGCCTCGATCGGTTCGTCCACGGTGTATCCGGGACCGCGCGTGGCAATCTCCAGCACCTGCCCGTCGGGATCGCTGAAGTAGATGGAACGGAACCAGCCGCGGTCGAAGGGACCGCTCACCGGGACGCCAGCGTCGTTGAGGCGCCGCTTCCACTTGAGCTGCGCCTCGGGCGTGGCAACGCCCAGCGCCAGGTGATGCACGCCACCCACCCCCCAGCGACCGCGGGGAACCCCTACCGACTCGAAGAAGGTGAGGATCGTCCCCGGCGCACCGTTGGCATCGCCAAAGTAGAGGTGATACGACGACGGGTCGTCGAAGTTGACGGTGCGCTTCACCAGCCCCACGCCGAGCAGTTCGCGGTAGAAGGCGATGGTGCGGCGGGCGTCGGACGACACCATGGTGACGTGATGGAAACCGGCGGTGCGACGGGTGGTCATGGTCATGCTCCTGCAGAGGGACAGCGGGTGATGAGGGTGTCCGAGGGGGCCGGCGTCCGGCCAAATGCCTCAGAACTGAGATATCTACGGAATGAACACGGGGCGCGTCGAAAAGGTGCCCGGGTCGCTCGGCGTCAGGGCTCCGGCGTCGCGGCCGTGAGCCCAAGCTGCTTGAGGAGACGCGCGGCCTGGCGTTGCTCCGATTCGTCCAGCCCCGCCATGGCCTGCGCGATCCGCGCGGCGTGCCGCGGAAAGATGCGCTTCATCAAGCGCGTCCCCTCGCGAGTCAGCGCCGCGTAGCGCGCTCGGCGATCGCCCTCGCAGTCGCGCCGCTCCACCAACCCCTTGGCCACCAGCTTGTCGACCAGGAAGGTGATCCCGCCGCTCGACACGAGGACGCGCTTCTGGATCTCGCCAAGGAGCGTTTGCCCGCGATGGTACAGCAGCTCGAGCACGGCGAACTCGCCAATCGACAGTCCGTCGGCGCGCGCGTCGGCGACGGCCTGCTCGTGCACCGCCGCGTGGGCGCGCGCCAGCGTGATCCAGAGCTTGAGCGCCACCTGCTGCTGGGCAGGAAGGTCGGCGGTCGTGGCTGGCGGGGGATCCTTGAGTCGCGGCATATATCTCAGTAATAAGATATTGACGAACCCCCAGACGTCAATGCCACCATTCCCGCGCGGCTGGTAACGGACAGTGGCACGCGCTATTCTCTGCCGCGATTCCCCAACCCGCTACGCCCGACCGGAGACTCGCATGTCGTCGAAGGAATGCACGCATCACCCCTGGAGCGAGGTCCCGCTCGAGGACGTCACCTCCCACATCGCCCGCAAGCTCATCACCGGCAACGGGATGATGATCGCGCAGGTCTTTCTCAAGAAGGGCGCGATCGTGCCGCGGCACCAGCACCACAACGAGCAGCTCACCTACATCCTCGAAGGGGCGCTGCGCTTCTACCTGGACGAGGACGAGTCGCGCGTGCAGGACGTGCGCGCCGGCGAGGTGCTGCACATCCCGGCGTGGGCCTGGCACAAGGCCGAGGCGCTCGAGGACACGCTCGACGTCGACATCTTCAATCCGCCGCGTGAAGACTGGCTGAACAAGACCGACGACTACCTGCGATCCGGAAACAAGTAGCGCCCCCCAAGTGGAGGGCGCAGTGGAACCAGGGGCGCGCATCGCACGTCGCGGGGCGCGCTTTCGCGTTGCCTAACGGGCGCGGCGGCTATGCAGGAAGTGGCGCACCGCGCCGACCAGCGCAATGGCAGCTCCCGCCGCGATGAGCCAGATCCCCAGCCTGGTCTGGCTGTCGTGGAATTCGGTGCGGGCCACCCAAGTCTCGCCGAGTGGTGCCGGGTACGTCCCAGCCGCCAGCGATTGAAGCGCGCTTCGGCCGAGGAAGAAGAGCGAGACGCCTCCCACCAGAAGGAGCGCCGCCACGCCGTCTACCACGCGATCCGTGAAACGCACCGAGGCCGGCGGCGCACTGGCGATCAGGTCGGCTGAATCGGTCGGGGCGGTCGGGGCAGTCACAGGGGGCGAGGACGGGTGTTTGGAGTCGGATCGGAGGAACCCGGGCAGAAGCGATTCAGGAGTCGCCTCCCTCAGGACGATACTCGCGCCCAGAGGGCACGCGTGACGTCGAGGTGACAGCGCTCGCTATCGTGACGGTTCGTGCGTCACGTCGCGAACACGTTGTGGCGTAACGCGTTGCCCTCGCCACGCTTCGGTCGTCCTCGATGGTGATGCCTCCCCCTCCCTCGCGTTCCTCACACCGCGCCGCGAAGCTCCGAGTGATATCGGCCGTTGCGGCGGCGGTGCTCATTGTTGCCGCGGCCAGCCGCGGCGTGACCGCCGGTGAAACGGCTCAGCGCGGCGAGTCGACGCCCCCCGCGCCTCTCGCGGAGCTGGTCAACGTCCCCGTCGTCAGCAACGGGTCGGTTCCGGTCGACGCCATCGACTTCGATTCGCTCAGCGGACGCTCGGGCGACCTTCGGCTCCGCATCATTTCTCCCGCGGAGCTCGACGCCTACCCCACCCTGGTCGAGCGGCTGGGCGAGGGGATCCGCACCCCAGGGGTCCACGACGTGCGCGCCAGCGATGGGGCGGCGCGTTTCGCCTTTGCGACGCTCACCCCGTGGCAGCGGAAGCTCGGCAGCTATGTCAACGGCTACCACCTGGGGGTCTGGCCGGGGGAGCAGCGCGCCGTCAGCGAGCAGTACGAGAACCCTGAGGGATTCATCGAGGTCACGCGCGAGAGCGCGGACACGCCGCTCTCGACGCATTTCGCGCTGCGCGACTTCATCACCCACGATCAGCAGTCGGTCTGGCCCAAGTACATCGTCCTGCGTGAGGACCTGATCGACAAGCTCGAGCTGGTGCTCAACGCCCTGCAGTCGTTCGGGGTGGCAACGCAGCACATCGTCGTCCTGTCGGGCTTTCGCTCGCCACAGTACAACGCGCGCGGCGTGGGGGAGGGGATGGCGCGCTCCAGCCGCCACCAGTTTGGCGACGCTGCCGACATCATCATCGACGCCAACCGCGACGGGAGGATGGACGACCTGAACTTCGACGGGCGCGTCGACTTCTCCGACGTCCAGGTGATTGACCGCGCGGTGGCGCTGGTGGAGCACAAGTGGCCCGACCTGGTCGGCGGGCTCGGTCTTTACCACGAGACGGGGCCGAGTGGGCCGTTCACGCACATCGACGTTCGCGGGACGCGGGCGCGGTGGACCAACGTCGGCCGGCGTCGTCGCCCCGCGAGTGGCGCCTGGTCGGGTGTGACCGCAGGCGTGGCTCGTCCGTCTGGATCGTGTCAGGCCGATGGCGCGATGGCCGTCCTCTGCCAGGGGCGCCGGTAGGCGGCAAACCTGCAGGGGACGGGCCTAGCAAACGACAAGGGTGGTGCGAGAGCACCACCCTTGTCGTTAGAAGACGAGAAGACGAGAGGACGAGAAGCCTGCCCCAGCGAAGGCTGGGGACGAGAAGCCTGCCCCAGCGAAGGCTGGGGACGAGAGGAGTCAGGGCTCGGCTTCTCGCACCAGCGAGTAGTTCCACTCGTCGCGCAGCTCGCCGTCCTTGATCGCGCACTTTCGCGCCAGGTATGTGCGCTCGAAGCCGGCCTTCTCCAGGACGCGGGCCGACGCGGGGTTGTGCGTGAAGACGGCGGCGGTGAGGTGATGCAGCGCGGTGCTGCGCCACAACCACTGCACGAAGCCGCGCAGCGCCTCGGTGGCGTAGCCCTTCCCCCGAGACTCGGCGCACAGCCAATACCCTACCTCGCTGCGCACCCGGTTGATGTCCTCGCCGGGAATGTGGCCTATGGCGCCAATCACGACGTCGCCGACCGTGATGGCGAAGTTGGTCTGCGGCTCCTGCGACAGGCAGGTGGCGATGTGGGCGGCCGCATCTGCCTCCGTGTAGGGAAACGGAAAGCGGTCGCGCACCATCAACCAGACCGACCGGTCGTTGGCGATGGCGGCCAGGCGCGGCACATCGTCCGGGCGCCACGAGCGGATGGCGCAGCGTTCGAGGGAGAGGAGCATGCGCGGGAAAGCCTAACGCATCACGGACGCTTCACCACCGCGCCCCCCTTCATCACGAAGGTCACGCGCTCCAGCTCGGACACGTCGGTCAGCGGGTCTCCGGCGACCGCTATGAGGTCCGCATGACTCCCGGGTGCAACCACGCCGACCTTTCCTTTCCATCCGATCAACTCGGCAGCGTTCACCGTTGCCATCTGGATGGCCTGCATCGGCGTGAGCCCGAGGTACTTCACGAGGAGGGCGAACTGCCGCGCGTTGAGTCCGTGCGGGTAGACGCCGGCATCGGTCCCGAAGGCGAACTTCACTCCGGCCTTGTAGGCGCGGCTCCAGTTCACGTCCTGTGACCCGCGCAGCTGTCGTTCCTTCTCGATGATCTTCTCGGGCCATGCATTCTCGTGCGCGTGCTCGAGGAGATAGACATCGGTGAGGATGTCAGGGACGATGAAGGTCCCCTTCTCCAGCATGATGCGGATCCCCGCGCTGTCGACGAGCCCGCCGTGCTCCACCGACGCCACGCCGGCGAGTGCAGCGCGGCGAATAGCCTCGGCGCCGTGGGCGTGCGCCGCGACCTTTCGCCCCCACATGGCCGCCTCCTCGACGACGGCGTTCATCTCGTCCTGCGTGTATTGCGGCGCGCCAACCGACTCCTCTTCGCTCAGCACGCCGGCACCGGCGAGGATCTTGATCTGGTCGGCACCGCGCTTGACGTTCTCGCGCACGCGCTTGCGCAGGGCATCGATGCCGTCGGCGACGCCGCTCTCTCCCTCGAAGCGCACGTTGGGGGCGAAGCCGTTCAGGTCACCGTGCCCGCCGGTTGCGCTGAGGGAGTACGTGGCAACCAGCATCCGCGGCCCCGGAATGTCGCCGCGGTCGATCGCGTTGCGCAGCGCAACGTCGACGTAGGAGCCGCCGCCCACGTCGCGCACCGTGGTGAACCCCGCCTCGAGCGTGCGACGCGCATGGAGATGGGCGCGCACCGCGTCGTCGATGGGCGACCGCCGAAAGAGGTCGTCGTAGTAGCTCCCGCTTTCCGACGTGAGGTGTGTGTGGACGTCGAGCAGCCCGGGGAGGAGCGTGGCCGCGCCGAGGTCGATCACGTCGGCGCCGTTAGGCACCTTTCCCCGTTCCTCGACGCGGAGCACCGAGTCTCCTCGTACCACGACGACAACCTGGTCGAGCCTGCGCGCGCTGGCCGGATCGACGAAGTGGGCCGCCTTCACGGCGGTGAGGCGGCGTGGGGTGCTGCTGGCGCCGCTCCCCTGCGCGCTGGCCGGCGAGGCGACCGCGAGGCACGCTCCCGCGACTCCGAGGGTTAGGAGCGTAGCCGGGATGTCGGTGACAGCTCGGCGCGCGGTGCGCGCGATGCGCGCGGTGCACTTGATGAGACGAGGATGCATGCGGGCGTGCGAGTGAAGCCCCAACCTCTCAAGATCGGGCGTCGCTGTCCAGCGCCCGCGGCAAGCCCGCGGGTGAGGCAAGCCGGCGGGCGCGGTTGCTTGTGCCGAGCGGAGGCAGCGATACATTCGCGCCCGATTGGGGGTGCCGCGGGTGCGGGTGCGGGTGCGAGCGCGCGCTGCACGCGCTGCCGGCGGCGCGTCCCCAGTCTCGCCTGCTGTTTCGCTACCCCAGGACACACCTCATCCCCGCCAGGGAGAAGACGATGTCGCCAGTGTTCATCACGGCTTTGTCCGCGCCGCGCCGCACGAGCGTGTCACGCATCTGTCGCGTGCGCCGCGCGCTGCAGCTGACGGTACTCGTCGCGGCGAGCGCGACGGCGCTCGAGGCGCAGTCGGCGGCCATCACGGCGCGCCGAGTGTTCGACGGGACGCGGCTCCTGACCAACGCGACGGTGGTCGTGGAGGGGGGACGTATCGTGAGCGTGGGGGCACTTCCCGCCACGTTCCGCGGCGCCCGCTACGACCTCGGCGACGCCACGCTCATGCCGGGGCTGATGGACGTGCATGCGCACGTGGTCTGGCACTTCAACGCGCAGGGGCGCTTCCATACCAACGACGACGGCGAGACGGATGCGCAGGGGGCGATCGCCTCGGCGGCCAACGCGTACGCGACCCTCATGTCCGGCGTGACGACCATCCAGTCGCCGGGGTCGCCCGAAGACAAGGACCTGCGCGTGGCGATCGACCGTGGCGCGCTCCCCGGGCCGCGGCTCCTCACGTCGCTTGGCTCGCTGAGCGAGAGCAGCGGCACGCCCGACGAACTGCGCGTTAAGGTGCGCGCCTTCAAGGCGCGCGGCGCCGACTTCATCAAGCTGTTCGCGTCGAAGTCGATTCGAGAAGGCGGGGGGCAGACGATGACCGACGCGCAGCTGCAAGCGGCGTGCGGTGAGGCGCACGCGCAGGGACTGCGCGTCCTGGTCCATGCGCACGCCGCCGAGGCGATGAAGGCGGCGGTCAATGCCGGCTGCGACCAGGTGGAGCACGGCGTGTTTGCGACCGACGAGGTGTTGCAGCTGATGATCCGCAAGGGGACGTACCTCTCGCCGCAGTGCGGGCTCGTGTTCCGCAACTACCTGGACAACCGGGCCCGCTACCAGGGGATCGGCAACTACAACGACGCCGGTTTCAAGTCGATGGAGGAGTCGTTGCCGCTGGGGATTGCCGCGGTGCGAAAGGCGACGCACACGCCGGGGCTCAAGGTCGTCTTCGGGACCGACGCGGTTGCCGGGGCGCACGGGCGCAACGTGGAGGACCTGATCTGCCGGGTGAACGAGGCGGGACAACCGCCGCTGGAGGCGCTGGCGAGCGCGACGTCGGTGGCGGCGCAGTCGATGAAGATGGCCGACTCGTTAGGGACGATTGCCCCGAGGATGGTGGCCGACCTCATCGCCGTGCGCGGCGACGTGATGAAGGATGCAACGGCGCTGCGCCGGGTGAAGTTCGTGATGAAGGGCGGGCGCGTGTACCGCAACGACCAGTGACGATCATGACGCGCTCGCGGCGCGCGGCCGTCATCGCATTGGCGGCGGCCGCTGTCCTCGCCCCTTCGCTCGTGCTGTCGCAGGGAAACGGGAGGGAGAGGGGAACGTTGGTCGAGTGGCCCACCTACGGCGGCGATGCCGGTGGGATGAAGTACTCGCCGCTCGCCGACATCAACCGCGGTAATGTGGCGCGGCTCGAGCGGGCGTGGCAGTGGAAGACCGGCGACCCGGCCAATCCCCCGGCAGACTCGGGGCGGCCGGCGCGCCCGGGGAACTTCCAGGCCACGCCGCTGATGATCAACGACACGTTGTACCTGCCGACACCGCTCAACCAGGTGGTGGCGCTCGACGCGGGCACCGGGCGCGAGCTGTGGCGCTTCGATCCAGGCGCCTATCGCGCGGGACAGCCGTCCAACGGGACGGGGCTCGTGCACCGCGGCGTCGCGCAATGGAGCGACGGCAGTGCGCGCCGGATCTTCATCAACTCGCGCTGGCGCCTCATCGCCATCGACGCGGCCACCGGGCGCCCCATTCCATCGTTTGGCAGCAACGGGGAGATCGACCTCACGGCGCAGCTCGATCGCCCGGTGAACCGCCGGCACTACACCAACACGTCGCCACCGGTGGTGTGGGGCGATCTCGTCATCCTCGGCAATGGCGTTGGCGATCGTTTGGCCTACAAGGGCGACCCACCGGGTGACGTGCAGGCGTTCGACGTGCGCACGGGACGGCGCGTGTGGGCCTTCCGCACCGTCCCCGTATCGGGCGAGTTCGGCAACGACACGTGGCGTGACGAGTCATGGAAGTTCACCGGGCACACCAATGTCTGGGCGCCGTTCACCGTCGACTCGGCACGCGGGATCGTCTTCCTCCCGGTGGGGACGCCGAGCAACGACTGGTACGGCGGGCGCCGCAAGGGGGCGAACCTGTTCGGGGAGGCGCTGGTGGCGCTCGACGCGCGGACCGGGAAGCGCCTCTGGCACTATCAACTGGTGCATCATGGGCTTTGGGACTACGACCTCCCGGCGCCGCCTAACGTGGTGACGATCCGCCGGGGGGCGCAACGCATCGAGGCCGTGGTGGCGCCCACCAAGCAGGGGTGGGTCTTCGCCTTCGACCGTGTGACGGGGAAGCCGCTGTGGCCCATCGACGAGCGCCCGGTGGCGGCGAGCGACGTGGCGGGTGAGGAGGCGTGGCCCACGCAGCCGGCGCCGCGACGGCCGGCGGCGTTCGCGGCGCAGGGGTTCGAGGCATCGGACGTCATCGCCTTCACGCCGGCCGTGAAGGCCGCGGCGCTGGCCCAGCTGCAACAGTTCAGGACGGGCCCGCTGTACACGCCACCGTCGACCCGGGGGACGGTGACGATGCCGGGGGCGATCGGCGGTGCGGGGTGGGGCGGCGCCGCCTTCGACCCGGAGACGAACCTGCTCTACGTGAAGGCGACCAACGCGCCGGCGCTATGGAAGCTGGCCGAGCGTGCGGCGGCCTCGGACACCAACGACAACCGCTTCTTCACCGACCCGGCGGCGCCGTCGTTAGGCGTGACGGTGCCGGGCTTCGAGCGCGACGCGCAGGGGAACGCCGTGCCGCCGCTCCCCATCAGCAAGCCGCCGTACGGGACCATGACGGCGATCGACCTGGCGACGGGGGCGATTCGCTGGCAGGTCCCGCTGGGCGACACGCCGGCGGTGCGCAAGCACCCGGCGCTGGCCGGCGCGACGCTGCCGGCCGCGTTAGGCGTGGCCGGCTCGCCGGGACCGCTGGTGACGCGTGGCGGCCTGGTCTTCGCCTCCGGCGGCGGCAACGTGCTCTACGCCCTCGACGCCGCCACGGGGGGCGTGCGCTGGTCGCACGACCTGGGGACGATGGGATACGCCAACCCGATGACCTACCGCACGCGCGCCGGGACGCAGTTCGTGGTGATCGCGACCGGCATGGGCGGGAACACCGCGCTGCAGGCGTTCGCGCTTCGGTAGCCCTGGCACCGGCGGGAGGTGTGACACGTAGTGCATCACGCCGCCGGATGCGCGGCGCTTCCTTCATTCGGGATGACCGTGATGACCATGGAGACTCTGCTCGGCGTTGCGTTAGGGCTCGGACTCGCGGCCGCGGCTGGGCTGCGCGTCTTTGTCCCCGTCTTCGGGGCGGGGCTAGCGGCGCACTTCGGCGCGCTCCCGTTGTCGCACAGCTTTGCGTGGGTAGGGTCGACGCCGGCGCTCATTGCGTTCGGCACGGCGACGGTGCTCGAGATCGGCGCGTACTACATCCCGTGGCTCGATCACGCGCTCGACGTGGTGGCGTCGCCAGCGGCAGTGGTGGCTGGCATCGTCGCCAGCGCCGCGGTGATGACCGACCTTCCGCCGTTTGTCACGTGGACCGTGGCGATCATCGGTGGTGGCGGCGCGGCCGGCCTCGTGCAGATGCTCTCCGTGGGGGCGCGCGTCAAGTCGACCGTGACGACCGGCGGGCTCGCCAATCCGATCGTCGCCACGGGTGAGACCGTGGGGGCGATCGGGATCACCGTCATCGCGATTCTCGTTCCGCTGCTGGCCCTCGCCGCTTGCGTCGTGTTCACCTACGTTCTGGCGCGCATCCTCCGGCGGCGACGCGCGGCGCGTGCGCGCACCGTCGCCTAGCGTTCACTCTCGAAACAGACTGGCCATGCGCAACCTGCTTCCACTCCTGGTGCCCGCGATGTCGGCGCTGACGTTCGCGCCTGGACCAGCGCGCCTGGCCGCTCAGGCGCCGCGGCAGACCGACGCCGATCACTACACGCGCTACGAACTCCTGGCGCCCGGGACGGGGAAGTTCAGGATCATCTATGAGGTGACCGCCACCACCGCCGGCGCAACCGCGTACTACAATCCCATCCGCAAGGGGAGCGTTGCGACTGACGAGGCGGTGTTCGACCGCATGACCGGCAAGCCGCTCCCCTTCGAGGTCGTGGGCGGCGTGGCGGCGCGCGCCGGCGGCGTGCGCGGCGCCGATTCGACGCAGGAATACATCAAGGTCTCGCTGGCGCGTCCCGTCCCGACCGACGGCGAGGGGCGCATCCGCATCGACAAGACCTATGAAGACGCGCGCAGCTACCTGGCCGGCGGCGACTCGGTGGTCTTCACCCGCCCGTTAGGCATCCGGAAGAACGCGGTCGTCCTCCCGGTCGGTTACGAGCTGGAGTCGGTGAACTACCCGTCGCAGGTGCTGCGCGAGGGTGACGGGCGCATTGCCGTCTCGTTCATCAACACCGGCGTGGGCGACGTGCCGTACATCGTGAAGGGGCGTCGCATCGCGCACGCCGGCGCCGGGCGCGCCGCGGCCGGCGAGACGGCGCGCCTGTCCGAGCGCGCCTACCAGGATCGCGAGATCGTCTACTTCCTCCAAGCGCCGGAAACGCACGCCTTCGATCTCTACCACGACTACACCGAATCGCGTCCTGGCGTGAACAAGTACCTCAACGTCGTGCGCGCCGGCAGCAAGGCGTCGCGTCCCTCGGCGCGCGTCCTCGACACCGGCGAGGAGCTCGTGGTGCGCACGCTACGCGGCGAGGCGATCACGAGGGCGAAGCTCGACATCGGCGAGACGGTGAAGCCCGAGACCGAGGTCGTGGTCATCGACTTCGCGGCGCCCGGGGCCGGCGAGTCGAAGCGCTTGCGCATCAGCGAGACCTACACCGACCCGGCGCGTTACACGCTCAAGGGAGACACGCTGGTTTGGGACCGCGCCTTCGGGTGCCCGGCGAACGCCATGGTCCTGCCCAGTGGATGGGTATTGGCAAACTGCTCCGTGCCGGCCACCGTGAGCCGCACCGACGACGGTCGCGTGCGGCTGGACTTCGTGAACCAGCGCAACGACGAGATCGCGGTGTATCTCACGGCGGTGCGGCGTTAGGGGCGGTGGTTGGGCGGTGTCGCGACTCCGAATGCGATAGACGCAACGGCAAGGTCTTTCAGCGCGGCACTCGCGGTAGGGCGAGATCGAGATCTTTCACCACAGAGACGACGGAGTAGCTGTGTTGAAAGCCTAGCGGTGGTGGCCACGCCGGGTTGCCACCGCTGCTGGGATATGCGCGTCGCGTTGAGGATCAGGGCACGCTGCGGCACTCCTTCGTTTGCCTCCGTGTCTCCTCCGTGCGCCTCCGTGTCGAGCTTGTGACGTTGCGGTCGCGGATGCCCGAGGCAGGGATCGAGAGCGTGCCGAGAACAAATGGATCCCAGCTTTCGCTGGGAAGGTGGGCGCGGGGGCTGGGTTCGGCGCGCTGCGGGGCTGGGTTCGGCGCGCTGCGGGGCGCTTGAGGCGGCCGATCGCGAGT
This genomic interval carries:
- a CDS encoding amidohydrolase family protein, which translates into the protein MHPRLIKCTARIARTARRAVTDIPATLLTLGVAGACLAVASPASAQGSGASSTPRRLTAVKAAHFVDPASARRLDQVVVVVRGDSVLRVEERGKVPNGADVIDLGAATLLPGLLDVHTHLTSESGSYYDDLFRRSPIDDAVRAHLHARRTLEAGFTTVRDVGGGSYVDVALRNAIDRGDIPGPRMLVATYSLSATGGHGDLNGFAPNVRFEGESGVADGIDALRKRVRENVKRGADQIKILAGAGVLSEEESVGAPQYTQDEMNAVVEEAAMWGRKVAAHAHGAEAIRRAALAGVASVEHGGLVDSAGIRIMLEKGTFIVPDILTDVYLLEHAHENAWPEKIIEKERQLRGSQDVNWSRAYKAGVKFAFGTDAGVYPHGLNARQFALLVKYLGLTPMQAIQMATVNAAELIGWKGKVGVVAPGSHADLIAVAGDPLTDVSELERVTFVMKGGAVVKRP
- a CDS encoding MarR family transcriptional regulator, which gives rise to MPRLKDPPPATTADLPAQQQVALKLWITLARAHAAVHEQAVADARADGLSIGEFAVLELLYHRGQTLLGEIQKRVLVSSGGITFLVDKLVAKGLVERRDCEGDRRARYAALTREGTRLMKRIFPRHAARIAQAMAGLDESEQRQAARLLKQLGLTAATPEP
- a CDS encoding VOC family protein; protein product: MTTRRTAGFHHVTMVSSDARRTIAFYRELLGVGLVKRTVNFDDPSSYHLYFGDANGAPGTILTFFESVGVPRGRWGVGGVHHLALGVATPEAQLKWKRRLNDAGVPVSGPFDRGWFRSIYFSDPDGQVLEIATRGPGYTVDEPIEALGRRELAPPSNAEIRGSRDEASIAARTWPEPVAVITPDMALEGIHHVSAITSDLERINDFYDSALGLKLVKKTFNQDDPSTKHWFWASYDGTEVKPHSALTYFGWPKGGRPARGGVGQMHHMAFRAANADEQLAWRDHLMSLGVSVSPVMDRTYFQSIYFRDPDGLLLEVATDGPGFTIDEEIATLGTELRLPAWLETEREQIENGLQPLQL
- a CDS encoding DUF882 domain-containing protein; its protein translation is MISAVAAAVLIVAAASRGVTAGETAQRGESTPPAPLAELVNVPVVSNGSVPVDAIDFDSLSGRSGDLRLRIISPAELDAYPTLVERLGEGIRTPGVHDVRASDGAARFAFATLTPWQRKLGSYVNGYHLGVWPGEQRAVSEQYENPEGFIEVTRESADTPLSTHFALRDFITHDQQSVWPKYIVLREDLIDKLELVLNALQSFGVATQHIVVLSGFRSPQYNARGVGEGMARSSRHQFGDAADIIIDANRDGRMDDLNFDGRVDFSDVQVIDRAVALVEHKWPDLVGGLGLYHETGPSGPFTHIDVRGTRARWTNVGRRRRPASGAWSGVTAGVARPSGSCQADGAMAVLCQGRR
- a CDS encoding GNAT family N-acetyltransferase, whose translation is MLLSLERCAIRSWRPDDVPRLAAIANDRSVWLMVRDRFPFPYTEADAAAHIATCLSQEPQTNFAITVGDVVIGAIGHIPGEDINRVRSEVGYWLCAESRGKGYATEALRGFVQWLWRSTALHHLTAAVFTHNPASARVLEKAGFERTYLARKCAIKDGELRDEWNYSLVREAEP
- a CDS encoding amidohydrolase family protein gives rise to the protein MSPVFITALSAPRRTSVSRICRVRRALQLTVLVAASATALEAQSAAITARRVFDGTRLLTNATVVVEGGRIVSVGALPATFRGARYDLGDATLMPGLMDVHAHVVWHFNAQGRFHTNDDGETDAQGAIASAANAYATLMSGVTTIQSPGSPEDKDLRVAIDRGALPGPRLLTSLGSLSESSGTPDELRVKVRAFKARGADFIKLFASKSIREGGGQTMTDAQLQAACGEAHAQGLRVLVHAHAAEAMKAAVNAGCDQVEHGVFATDEVLQLMIRKGTYLSPQCGLVFRNYLDNRARYQGIGNYNDAGFKSMEESLPLGIAAVRKATHTPGLKVVFGTDAVAGAHGRNVEDLICRVNEAGQPPLEALASATSVAAQSMKMADSLGTIAPRMVADLIAVRGDVMKDATALRRVKFVMKGGRVYRNDQ
- a CDS encoding dienelactone hydrolase family protein, which codes for MTQSIPGPPHGGPTGPHQGGYILTGGAPLDTARGALILTHGRGATAESIMSLAPQLGATDLAWFAPQASGNTWYPYSFLAPIADNEPGISSGVQALRDIVAYIEKAGIPAERIALAGFSQGACLTLEFVGRHARRYGAVAAFSGGLIGPEGTPRDYDGSLDGTPVLIGCSDADSHVPLARVHESTEVLTRLGAVVDERIYKGMGHLVNDNEIEVTTAMLQAMA
- a CDS encoding cupin domain-containing protein, giving the protein MSSKECTHHPWSEVPLEDVTSHIARKLITGNGMMIAQVFLKKGAIVPRHQHHNEQLTYILEGALRFYLDEDESRVQDVRAGEVLHIPAWAWHKAEALEDTLDVDIFNPPREDWLNKTDDYLRSGNK